A part of Oligoflexus sp. genomic DNA contains:
- the fusA gene encoding elongation factor G: MKVQDLPRLRNIGIMAHIDAGKTTTTERILFYTGKIHKVGEVHDGNTTMDWMEQEQERGITITAAAITAYWKDHTINIIDTPGHVDFTVEVERSLRVLDGAIAVFDGVHGVEPQSETVWRQADKYKVPRLAFVNKLDRVGASFEESVQSMRDRLAANPVPFQLPIGSEDAFVGVVDLVTQKAYYWDGDALGQSYRIEEVPDDLKDEAELGRMQLIEAVAEFDDQTMEKFLEGKDLTDDEIRQAARKGCIAMKMVPVFCGSAFKNKGIQPLLDAVLYYLPSPLDLPDVLGLDPADESKSMKRRRVPDEPLTMLAFKIQNDPFVGQITYVRVYSGKLATSETVYNARTGKRERISKILRMEANQRQEVDFIEAGDIAAVAGLKVVATGDTLSDPKYPIVLESLDVPEPVISIAIEPKSSADAPKMTKALERFENEDPTLKVSINSETGQTLLSGMGELHLEIIIDRMQREFRVGANVGKPQVNYRETVSAATKAEKVFERETEKLHQWARVVIQVEPGPQTSALTFESKVGKDKLNDEMQRAVKAGCEEAVQVGVIAGYAMTGVKATLLDATVDLERSEASAFKIAAGMAMRDAMRAAKPILLEPVMSLEVLVPDEFLSNIIKDLNSRRARVNNVGMRGHLQEVDAIAPLSEMFGYTTDLRSVSQGRATYTMRFAAYEQVPDSVLQKITGGGF, encoded by the coding sequence ATGAAAGTGCAGGATCTTCCGCGGTTGCGTAACATCGGTATCATGGCCCACATCGATGCGGGCAAGACCACGACCACCGAACGCATTCTTTTTTATACAGGCAAGATTCACAAGGTCGGCGAGGTTCATGATGGCAACACCACCATGGACTGGATGGAGCAGGAGCAGGAGCGCGGGATTACGATCACCGCCGCGGCCATCACCGCCTACTGGAAAGATCACACCATCAACATCATAGATACCCCTGGCCACGTGGATTTCACGGTGGAAGTGGAGCGTTCCCTTCGGGTTCTCGACGGTGCGATCGCGGTCTTCGACGGCGTGCACGGCGTAGAGCCCCAGTCGGAAACGGTCTGGCGCCAGGCGGATAAATATAAGGTCCCGCGCCTCGCGTTTGTGAACAAACTCGATCGCGTCGGTGCCAGCTTCGAGGAATCGGTGCAGTCCATGCGCGATCGCCTCGCCGCGAACCCCGTTCCTTTCCAACTGCCTATCGGTTCCGAAGATGCCTTCGTCGGCGTCGTCGATCTCGTAACCCAGAAGGCCTATTACTGGGACGGTGACGCCCTGGGTCAGTCCTACCGCATCGAGGAAGTCCCCGATGATCTGAAGGACGAAGCTGAACTCGGTCGCATGCAGCTGATCGAAGCCGTCGCCGAATTCGATGATCAGACCATGGAAAAATTCCTGGAAGGCAAGGACCTGACCGATGACGAGATTCGTCAGGCCGCCCGCAAAGGCTGCATTGCCATGAAGATGGTTCCTGTCTTCTGCGGCAGCGCCTTTAAAAACAAGGGTATTCAGCCCCTTTTGGATGCCGTCCTTTACTATCTGCCTTCACCGCTTGATCTTCCCGATGTCCTCGGTCTTGATCCCGCAGATGAATCCAAATCCATGAAGCGCCGCCGTGTGCCGGACGAGCCTTTGACCATGCTGGCTTTCAAAATCCAGAATGACCCCTTCGTGGGCCAGATCACTTATGTGCGGGTCTATTCGGGCAAACTCGCGACCAGCGAAACCGTCTACAACGCACGGACCGGCAAGCGGGAACGCATCTCGAAAATCCTGCGTATGGAAGCCAACCAGCGTCAGGAGGTGGACTTCATCGAAGCCGGTGATATCGCCGCTGTTGCGGGTCTGAAGGTGGTCGCGACCGGTGACACCCTCTCGGATCCGAAATATCCCATCGTTCTGGAATCCCTGGATGTCCCGGAGCCGGTTATTTCCATTGCGATCGAACCCAAGTCGAGTGCCGATGCTCCGAAGATGACCAAGGCCCTTGAGCGCTTTGAAAATGAAGATCCGACCCTGAAGGTCAGCATCAACTCCGAAACCGGCCAAACCCTCCTCAGCGGCATGGGTGAACTCCATCTGGAAATCATCATCGACCGTATGCAGCGCGAATTCCGTGTGGGCGCCAACGTCGGCAAGCCTCAGGTGAACTATCGCGAAACGGTTTCCGCTGCGACCAAAGCGGAGAAAGTTTTCGAACGCGAAACGGAAAAACTCCATCAGTGGGCCCGCGTCGTGATCCAGGTCGAGCCAGGGCCGCAAACGTCGGCTCTGACGTTCGAAAGCAAGGTCGGTAAGGATAAGCTGAACGATGAAATGCAGCGGGCCGTCAAAGCCGGTTGTGAAGAAGCTGTGCAGGTCGGGGTGATCGCCGGTTATGCGATGACCGGGGTGAAGGCCACCCTTCTTGATGCCACCGTGGACCTGGAACGCTCCGAGGCCAGTGCCTTTAAAATCGCGGCGGGTATGGCCATGCGTGATGCCATGCGGGCCGCCAAACCGATTCTTCTGGAACCCGTCATGAGCCTTGAAGTCCTCGTGCCGGATGAATTCCTGTCGAACATCATCAAGGACCTCAACTCCCGCCGGGCGCGCGTGAACAATGTCGGCATGCGTGGTCACCTGCAGGAAGTTGATGCGATCGCGCCGCTTTCGGAAATGTTCGGTTATACGACGGATCTGCGGTCAGTCTCGCAGGGTCGCGCGACCTATACCATGCGCTTTGCTGCGTATGAGCAGGTGCCTGATTCTGTTCTGCAAAAAATCACCGGGGGCGGTTTTTAA